In the Helianthus annuus cultivar XRQ/B chromosome 11, HanXRQr2.0-SUNRISE, whole genome shotgun sequence genome, one interval contains:
- the LOC110889144 gene encoding pentatricopeptide repeat-containing protein At5g04810, chloroplastic isoform X2 encodes MIAWNTSQRGKKRETVHEKSLKRCWKPNRRTGRLLSELFKRLRRKEFGLMVNYYARRGDMHRARETFESMRARGIEPNSHVFTNLIHAYAVGRDMDEALSCVRKMEDEGIELSLVTYSILVGGFAKIGNVNAAEKWFKEAKETQRTLNAIIYGNIIYAHCQAFNMERAEALVREMEEEGIDATRDIYHMMMDGYTMIKEEDKCLVVFKRLKECGFTPTVITYGCLINLYTKMGKVSKALEVSETMKADGIKHNMKTYSMLINGFIKLKDWANAFAIFEDVVKDGLKPDVVLYNNIITAFCGMGNMDRAIRTVEEMQKLRHKPTSRTFMPIIHGFARAGEAKRALEVFNLMRMCGCIPTVHTYNALILGLVEKRQMDRAVKVLEEMLLAGIGPNEHTYTTIMHGYASLGDTGKAFEYFSKVKNEGLNLDVFTYEALLKACCKAGRMQSALAVTKEMHAKKIPRNTFIYNILIDGWARRGDVWEAADLMQQMKQEGVKPDIRTYTSLVNACCKAGDMLRADKTIKEMEAAGLKPNIKTYTTLIHGWARASLPEKAMKCFEDMKLAGLKPDRAVYHCLMTSLLSRASVAEDYLYSSIQQICAEMIDAGLTVDMGTAVHWARCLRKIERCGGDLTEALQKTFPPDWNSQNTLDEISGVDREHDVDDDDDDLLYESDSDGDIDED; translated from the exons ATGATAGCGTGGAATACAAGTCAGCGTGGCAAGAAGAGAGAGACGGTTCACGAAAAGAGCTTAAAAAGGTGTTGGAAACCCAACCGGAGAACTGGCAGGCTGTTGTCGGAGCTTTTCAAAAGATTAAGAAG GAAAGAGTTTGGGTTGATGGTCAACTATTATGCAAGGCGAGGAGATATGCATCGTGCACGAGAAACTTTCGAGAGTATGCGGGCCAGGGGAATCGAGCCAAACTCACATGTATTTACCAA CCTAATTCACGCTTATGCAGTAGGTAGAGATATGGACGAAGCACTTTCTTGTGTAAGAAAGATGGAAGACGAGGGTATTGAATTGAGTTTGGTGACGTACAGTATTCTTGTCGGAGGATTTGCTAAAATTGGCAATGTAAA TGCTGCAGAGAAGTGGTTCAAGGAGGCCAAAGAGACACAACGAACTTTGAATGCGATTATATACGGAAACATAATTTATGCTCATTG CCAAGCGTTTAACATGGAGCGTGCAGAAGCATTGGTGAGGGAGATGGAGGAAGAGGGCATTGATGCTACACGAGATATTTATCACATGATGATGGATGGTTATACGATGATTAAAGAAGAAGATAAATGTCTCGTTGTGTTTAAGAGGCTTAAG GAATGTGGCTTTACACCAACAGTAATTACATACGGATGTCTTATTAATCTCTACACCAAG ATGGGAAAAGTTTCAAAAGCGTTGGAGGTGAGTGAAACAATGAAAGCCGACGGCATAAAGCATAACATGAAGACATATTCAATGTTAATTAACGGCTTTATAAAATTAAAAGACTGGGCAAATGCATTTGCAATATTTGAAGACGTCGTGAAAGACGGTTTAAAACCCGACGTTGTGCTTTACAACAACATTATTACCGCATTTTGTGGTATGGGAAACATGGATCGTGCGATCCGTACCGTTGAAGAGATGCAAAAATTGAGACATAAACCGACTTCAAGAACATTTATGCCCATAATTCATGGGTTTGCAAGAGCCGGAGAAGCTAAAAGAGCTCTTGAAGTTTTTAATTTGATGAGGATGTGTGGTTGCATCCCGACCGTCCATACTTACAATGCCCTAATTCTCGGTTTAGTTGAGAAACGCCAG ATGGATAGGGCGGTAAAAGTATTAGAGGAAATGTTACTTGCGGGGATTGGACCAAACGAGCACACGTACACCACAATCATGCATGGCTATGCATCACTTGGTGATACCGGAAAAGCATTTGAGTATTTTTCTAAAGTTAAAAACGAGGGATTAAATCTTGATGTATTCACATATGAGGCACTACTCAAGGCGTGCTGTAAAGCCGGGAGGATGCAAAGTGCTTTAGCGGTCACCAAAGAAATGCATGCCAAAAAAATTCCAAGAAATACTTTTATTTACAATATCCTTATTGATGG ATGGGCTCGAAGAGGTGACGTTTGGGAAGCAGCTGACCTAATGCAACAAATGAAGCAAGAAGGGGTCAAACCTGACATCCGTACTTACACATCCTTGGTCAACGCTTGTTGTAAAGCTGGAGATATGCTT CGAGCAGACAAAACAATCAAAGAGATGGAGGCTGCAGGATTAAAACCTAACATAAAAACATACACGACATTAATTCATGGGTGGGCCCGCGCTTCGCTTCCTGAGAAAGCTATGAAATGTTTTGAAGACATGAAGTTAGCCGGGCTGAAACCCGACCGGGCCGTGTACCATTGCCTGATGACATCACTGTTGTCCCGAGCCTCTGTAGCCGAAGACTACCTTTACTCCAGCATTCAACAAATCTGTGCGGAAATGATTGACGCTGGTTTGACCGTTGACATGGGCACCGCAGTGCATTGGGCCCGGTGTTTACGCAAGATTGAACGGTGTGGTGGAGATCTTACTGAAGCACTTCAAAAAACGTTCCCGCCTGATTGGAACTCGCAAAACACTCTCGATGAAATATCGGGGGTTGATCGTGAACATGATGTTGATGACGACGACGACGACTTGCTGTATGAAAGTGATTCTGATGGTGATATTGATGAGGATTGA
- the LOC110889144 gene encoding pentatricopeptide repeat-containing protein At5g04810, chloroplastic isoform X1, which translates to MDNFSLASSTTHYCSTFTSKPYSMSTRTVTTIPFYSITTCSHDSENLTTTSSSLRRPTNNRPFKPIANSPVNPHRPQPKTHNTNPLQTLLNPTPKRNPIDNSSQTLTEKLWLTSKLSPPPAPAPAPAPAPAPDANETDISSYLDSSVDLGSKQSKQIEHREKGKIFVGNLPLWIKKNELTEFFRQFGPIKNVILIKGYNDTERNMGFGFVIYGGATAEKAAMNAVEFDGMEFHGRVITVKLDDGRRMKEKSAERARWIDGDDSVEYKSAWQEERDGSRKELKKVLETQPENWQAVVGAFQKIKKPSRKEFGLMVNYYARRGDMHRARETFESMRARGIEPNSHVFTNLIHAYAVGRDMDEALSCVRKMEDEGIELSLVTYSILVGGFAKIGNVNAAEKWFKEAKETQRTLNAIIYGNIIYAHCQAFNMERAEALVREMEEEGIDATRDIYHMMMDGYTMIKEEDKCLVVFKRLKECGFTPTVITYGCLINLYTKMGKVSKALEVSETMKADGIKHNMKTYSMLINGFIKLKDWANAFAIFEDVVKDGLKPDVVLYNNIITAFCGMGNMDRAIRTVEEMQKLRHKPTSRTFMPIIHGFARAGEAKRALEVFNLMRMCGCIPTVHTYNALILGLVEKRQMDRAVKVLEEMLLAGIGPNEHTYTTIMHGYASLGDTGKAFEYFSKVKNEGLNLDVFTYEALLKACCKAGRMQSALAVTKEMHAKKIPRNTFIYNILIDGWARRGDVWEAADLMQQMKQEGVKPDIRTYTSLVNACCKAGDMLRADKTIKEMEAAGLKPNIKTYTTLIHGWARASLPEKAMKCFEDMKLAGLKPDRAVYHCLMTSLLSRASVAEDYLYSSIQQICAEMIDAGLTVDMGTAVHWARCLRKIERCGGDLTEALQKTFPPDWNSQNTLDEISGVDREHDVDDDDDDLLYESDSDGDIDED; encoded by the exons ATGGATAACTTTTCACTTGCTTCATCCACTACACACTACTGCTCTACTTTCACCAGCAAGCCATACTCAATGTCCACTAGGACCGTCACCACTATCCCCTTCTACTCCATCACCACATGCTCACACGACTCCGAAAACCTCACCACCACCTCATCGTCCCTCCGCCGCCCCACGAATAACCGACCCTTCAAACCCATCGCTAACTCCCCCGTCAATCCCCACCGCCCCCAACCCAAAACCCATAACACGAATCCGCTCCAAACACTCCTCAACCCCACCCCGAAAAGAAATCCAATAGATAATAGTTCTCAAACGCTAACCGAAAAGCTCTGGTTAACCAGCAAACTCTCTCCGCCACCAGCACCAGCTCCAGCTCCAGCTCCAGCTCCAGCACCTGATGCGAATGAAACTGATATTAGTAGTTATTTGGATAGTTCAGTTGATTTGGGATCGAAACAATCCAAACAAATCGAGCATAGAGAAAAAGGGAAAATCTTTGTCGGGAACCTTCCGTTGTGGATAAAGAAAAATGAGCTTACCGAATTTTTTCGGCAATTTGGACCGATAAAGAACGTGATATTGATAAAAGGTTACAACGATACAGAACGAAACATGGGGTTTGGATTTGTAATATATGGCGGTGCAACCGCGGAAAAGGCGGCGATGAACGCGGTGGAGTTTGACGGGATGGAGTTTCATGGGCGGGTGATAACTGTGAAACTTGATGACGGGAGGAGAATGAAGGAAAAGTCTGCGGAGAGAGCGAGGTGGATAGACGGGGATGATAGCGTGGAATACAAGTCAGCGTGGCAAGAAGAGAGAGACGGTTCACGAAAAGAGCTTAAAAAGGTGTTGGAAACCCAACCGGAGAACTGGCAGGCTGTTGTCGGAGCTTTTCAAAAGATTAAGAAG CCTTCCAGGAAAGAGTTTGGGTTGATGGTCAACTATTATGCAAGGCGAGGAGATATGCATCGTGCACGAGAAACTTTCGAGAGTATGCGGGCCAGGGGAATCGAGCCAAACTCACATGTATTTACCAA CCTAATTCACGCTTATGCAGTAGGTAGAGATATGGACGAAGCACTTTCTTGTGTAAGAAAGATGGAAGACGAGGGTATTGAATTGAGTTTGGTGACGTACAGTATTCTTGTCGGAGGATTTGCTAAAATTGGCAATGTAAA TGCTGCAGAGAAGTGGTTCAAGGAGGCCAAAGAGACACAACGAACTTTGAATGCGATTATATACGGAAACATAATTTATGCTCATTG CCAAGCGTTTAACATGGAGCGTGCAGAAGCATTGGTGAGGGAGATGGAGGAAGAGGGCATTGATGCTACACGAGATATTTATCACATGATGATGGATGGTTATACGATGATTAAAGAAGAAGATAAATGTCTCGTTGTGTTTAAGAGGCTTAAG GAATGTGGCTTTACACCAACAGTAATTACATACGGATGTCTTATTAATCTCTACACCAAG ATGGGAAAAGTTTCAAAAGCGTTGGAGGTGAGTGAAACAATGAAAGCCGACGGCATAAAGCATAACATGAAGACATATTCAATGTTAATTAACGGCTTTATAAAATTAAAAGACTGGGCAAATGCATTTGCAATATTTGAAGACGTCGTGAAAGACGGTTTAAAACCCGACGTTGTGCTTTACAACAACATTATTACCGCATTTTGTGGTATGGGAAACATGGATCGTGCGATCCGTACCGTTGAAGAGATGCAAAAATTGAGACATAAACCGACTTCAAGAACATTTATGCCCATAATTCATGGGTTTGCAAGAGCCGGAGAAGCTAAAAGAGCTCTTGAAGTTTTTAATTTGATGAGGATGTGTGGTTGCATCCCGACCGTCCATACTTACAATGCCCTAATTCTCGGTTTAGTTGAGAAACGCCAG ATGGATAGGGCGGTAAAAGTATTAGAGGAAATGTTACTTGCGGGGATTGGACCAAACGAGCACACGTACACCACAATCATGCATGGCTATGCATCACTTGGTGATACCGGAAAAGCATTTGAGTATTTTTCTAAAGTTAAAAACGAGGGATTAAATCTTGATGTATTCACATATGAGGCACTACTCAAGGCGTGCTGTAAAGCCGGGAGGATGCAAAGTGCTTTAGCGGTCACCAAAGAAATGCATGCCAAAAAAATTCCAAGAAATACTTTTATTTACAATATCCTTATTGATGG ATGGGCTCGAAGAGGTGACGTTTGGGAAGCAGCTGACCTAATGCAACAAATGAAGCAAGAAGGGGTCAAACCTGACATCCGTACTTACACATCCTTGGTCAACGCTTGTTGTAAAGCTGGAGATATGCTT CGAGCAGACAAAACAATCAAAGAGATGGAGGCTGCAGGATTAAAACCTAACATAAAAACATACACGACATTAATTCATGGGTGGGCCCGCGCTTCGCTTCCTGAGAAAGCTATGAAATGTTTTGAAGACATGAAGTTAGCCGGGCTGAAACCCGACCGGGCCGTGTACCATTGCCTGATGACATCACTGTTGTCCCGAGCCTCTGTAGCCGAAGACTACCTTTACTCCAGCATTCAACAAATCTGTGCGGAAATGATTGACGCTGGTTTGACCGTTGACATGGGCACCGCAGTGCATTGGGCCCGGTGTTTACGCAAGATTGAACGGTGTGGTGGAGATCTTACTGAAGCACTTCAAAAAACGTTCCCGCCTGATTGGAACTCGCAAAACACTCTCGATGAAATATCGGGGGTTGATCGTGAACATGATGTTGATGACGACGACGACGACTTGCTGTATGAAAGTGATTCTGATGGTGATATTGATGAGGATTGA
- the LOC110889143 gene encoding cell division control protein 48 homolog C-like: MGKAGKNKKSLMFEKILRHRVKETYGTSVPSIDKLIDGLRAKYPEYCRYRHQLFTRMVKQTLDVHNNNDKKRKLSANYEEDDDVMSQPSASKKAKKIEIRGRGTELQTEPSELESSSTHTVLSFENESQQFEPGFDFTKSMLRNKYSGSTIPKNKELELDLTKSMLRNKYKPKSVELELVTDRKVDFVIEDKTVKQDLVQKASSLSNDDNGVGTVGKDDGPLFKDLGGIDDVLDELNLKVIVPVYLPHVPRQIGVRPTTGILLHGPPGCGKTTLAHAIANETRLPFYKISAPELVSGVLGASEENLREWFAKAYRTAPSILFIDEIDAIASTRENLQRETERRMVTQLMICMDNTSKNKDGKRGHVLVIGATNRPDALDPALRRPGRFDREITLGVPDENARIKILSLLTQDIKLEGAFDLVKISRLTPGFVGADLEALVKEAGELAMKRFFHGRKLEQNEDRWRKDTTPEEMDNLSITMFDFEAAAKLVQPSSKREGFTSIPNVKWEDIGGLEMLRREFNEYLVKRIKNPDKDKANGLRLETGFLLYGPPGCGKTLIAKAVANEAGANFIHIQGPELKSKYVGESESKARIMFSRARTCAPCILFFDEVDALTTKRGTEGAWVVGGLLNQLLEELDGGDQRKGVYIIGATNRPEIMDQALLRPGRFGKLLYVPLPNQDERVLILKALSKNWRLNANVDLIAIARRCANFSGADLSKLMNEAARVASEENFSEIKHAHIEQELGKLRPTVSDKEKRHYDRLAKRFGAY, from the exons ATGGGTAAAGCAGGCAAGAACAAGAAGTCATTGATGTTCGAAAAGATCCTACGCCACCGCGTAAAGGAGACCTACGGCACCTCTGTACCGTCTATCGACAAACTCATCGACGGTCTCCGGGCTAAATATCCGGAATACTGTCGTTACAGGCACCAACTCTTCACAAGGATGGTGAAACAAACACTAGATGTTCATAACAACAACGACAAGAAGCGGAAATTAAGTGCTAACTATGAAGAAGACGATGACGTTATGTCACAGCCTTCAGCAAGCAAAAAAGCGAAGAAAATTGAAATTAGGGGTAGAGGAACTGAGCTACAAACAGAACCATCAGAGCTGGAATCAAGTAGTACACATACGGTTTTGTCTTTCGAGAATGAGAGCCAGCAATTTGAGCCGGGGTTTGATTTTACTAAATCAATGCTGCGAAACAAATACAGCGGGTCAACAATACCAAAAAATAAAGAGTTAGAGTTGGATCTAACGAAATCAATGCTTCGAAACAAATACAAACCTAAAAGTGTAGAGTTAGAGCTTGTTACCGATAGAAAAGTTGATTTCGTGATAGAAGATAAAACTGTTAAGCAAGATTTGGTACAGAAAGCGAGCAGTTTGTCTAATGATGATAATGGTGTTGGTACCGTTGGAAAAGATGATGGTCCATTGTTTAAGGACCTTGGTGGTATAGATGATGTGTTGGATGAGCTGAATTTGAAGGTGATTGTTCCTGTATATCTTCCACATGTACCTCGTCAGATCGGCGTAAGACCAACAACTGGTATTTTGTTACATGGGCCGCCTGGGTGTGGCAAGACTACACTTGCTCATGCCATTGCTAATGAGACTCGACTTCCATTTTATAAAATTTCAGCCCCTGAGTTGGTCTCTGGTGTATTAG GTGCATCAGAAGAAAATCTACGAGAGTGGTTTGCAAAAGCTTACAGAACTGCACCGTCTATACTTTTCATTGATGAGATTGATGCAATTGCTTCGACAAGAGAAAATCTCCAAAGGGAGACGGAAAGGCGTATGGTGACACAATTGATGATTTGCATGGATAATACTTCAAAAAACAAAGATGGAAAACGGGGACATGTTTTGGTGATTGGTGCTACTAATAGACCTGATGCTCTTGACCCAGCTTTAAGAAGGCCGGGGCGTTTTGACCGTGAGATTACTTTAGGTGTTCCGGATGAAAATGCTAGAATCAAGATTCTTTCTTTGCTTACACAAGATATAAAACTTGAGGGTGCTTTTGATTTGGTTAAAATTTCAAGGTTAACTCCAGGTTTTGTTGGAGCTGATTTAGAGGCTTTGGTGAAAGAAGCTGGTGAGCTTGCTATGAAGAGATTTTTTCATGGAAGAAAGTTGGAACAAAATGAAGACCGGTGGAGGAAGGATACGACTCCTGAAGAGATGGACAACCTCAGCATCACAATGTTTGATTTTGAG GCAGCTGCCAAGCTGGTTCAACCCTCTTCTAAAAGAGAAGGGTTTACGAGCATTCCAAATGTTAAATGGGAAGACATTGGAGGTCTTGAGATGTTAAGAAGGGAGTTTAACGAATACTTAGTCAAACGTATAAAAAATCCTGATAAGGACAAG GCAAATGGACTCAGGTTGGAGACAGGGTTTCTGCTTTATGGACCTCCTGGTTGTGGAAAAACATTGATTGCCAAAGCTGTTGCTAATGAAGCAGGAGCAAATTTCATACACATTCAG GGTCCTGAGCTTAAGAGCAAATACGTTGGGGAGAGTGAATCGAAAGCTCGGATCATGTTTAGTCGTGCAAGAACATGTGCTCCGTGCATACTATTCTTTGacgag GTAGACGCTTTAACAACAAAGCGTGGAACAGAAGGGGCTTGGGTTGTCGGCGGGCTTCTAAACCAG CTATTGGAAGAGTTAGATGGTGGGGATCAACGCAAGGGAGTTTACATAATTGGTGCAACCAACAG GCCAGAGATCATGGACCAAGCACTCTTACGGCCCGGAAGGTTTGGGAAACTTTTGTACGTCCCTCTGCCAAACCAAGATGAGCGTGTGCTGATCTTAAAAGCTCTTTCTAAGAATTGGCGATTAAATGCTAATGTGGACTTGATTGCTATTGCTCGGAGATGTGCAAATTTCAGTGGCGCCGATCTTTCAAAATTG ATGAATGAAGCTGCAAGGGTCGCTTCTGAAGAAAACTTCAGCGAAATTAAACATGCTCATATTGAACAAGAATTAGGGAAACTCCGGCCTACAGTCTCGGATAAG GAAAAACGGCATTATGATCGGTTGGCAAAGCGCTTCGGAGCATATTAA